One genomic segment of Gemmatimonadota bacterium includes these proteins:
- a CDS encoding hydantoinase/oxoprolinase family protein, translating into MSIVAVDTGGTFTDVVAWRGQELAALKVPSTPDDPARAVLEGIRRVLSQLVPVPAPTPTPGVSGPAASGTDTAGTTNFLLIHGSTVATNALLERRGARIALVTNRGFEDVLEIGRQNRPQLYALLGERLPPLVARADRHGIAGRLGPGGEEEEPLEDGELQDLLHRLRGAEAVAIALLHSYAHPGHERRVAAALESLRVPLSVSSQLLPEYREYARVATTAVNAYVAPRVESYLGRLEQDAGAERVRIMGSAGGALAIGRARREPVHTVLSGPAGGVMGALFLARQAGFEDIIAFDMGGTSTDVSLCPGRPLQTRDFQIAGLPVAVPLLDIHTVGAGGGSIACLDAGGALRVGPESAGAEPGPLCYGQGGMDVTVTDAHVWLGRLPAAGFLGGQRRLEPERIEAPLRHLAQQLGTTADAAAEGVLAVADAAMEGALRLISVERGFDPADFTLVAFGGAAPLHAVGLAERMGIARLLVPPAPGVLSAYGMLAAPVRKDAARTVLLGAEQAAPDRMAAEFAALEATALAAMESEGIRAAAVSLRRTVDARYRGQSYELNVAAEAWQDTFHAAHRARYGYARPDADLEAVTLRVEALGPAPRPPLPRLEPAASAVAPAAGVADVVFRGKRVRTSLFARPELQAGHLVEGPAVIMEYSATTWLPPGWRAQVHDTGSLIVTRAPPAAS; encoded by the coding sequence CTGTCAATTGTCGCCGTGGACACGGGCGGTACGTTCACCGACGTCGTCGCCTGGCGGGGCCAGGAGCTGGCCGCCCTCAAGGTACCATCCACGCCGGATGACCCGGCGCGCGCGGTGCTGGAGGGCATCCGCCGGGTCCTGTCCCAGCTCGTACCCGTTCCAGCTCCCACTCCTACTCCCGGCGTCTCCGGGCCAGCCGCATCGGGTACGGATACAGCGGGAACGACGAACTTCCTCTTGATCCACGGTTCCACGGTAGCCACCAATGCGCTCCTCGAGCGGCGCGGCGCGCGCATCGCGCTGGTCACGAACCGCGGCTTCGAGGATGTGCTCGAGATCGGCCGGCAGAACCGGCCGCAGTTGTACGCGCTGCTCGGGGAGCGCCTCCCGCCCCTGGTCGCACGCGCCGACCGTCACGGCATCGCCGGGCGGCTGGGCCCGGGCGGCGAAGAGGAGGAGCCGCTGGAGGACGGGGAGCTCCAGGACCTGCTCCATCGCCTGCGCGGCGCCGAGGCTGTTGCTATCGCACTGCTCCACAGCTATGCCCACCCCGGGCACGAGCGGCGCGTCGCTGCGGCGCTGGAAAGCCTGCGTGTACCCCTGTCGGTCTCCTCCCAGCTACTGCCCGAATACCGGGAGTACGCGCGCGTGGCCACGACAGCGGTGAACGCCTATGTCGCACCCCGTGTCGAAAGCTACCTGGGGCGACTCGAGCAGGATGCCGGCGCAGAGCGCGTCCGCATCATGGGGTCGGCGGGCGGCGCGCTGGCCATCGGCCGGGCGCGGCGGGAGCCCGTGCACACGGTTCTCTCCGGTCCCGCGGGCGGTGTAATGGGCGCGCTTTTCCTGGCCCGGCAAGCCGGATTCGAGGATATTATCGCCTTCGACATGGGCGGGACGTCGACCGACGTGTCCCTCTGCCCGGGCCGGCCGCTCCAGACCCGGGACTTCCAGATTGCCGGCCTGCCCGTGGCCGTTCCCCTGCTGGACATCCACACGGTGGGCGCGGGGGGCGGCTCGATCGCGTGCCTGGACGCGGGCGGCGCCTTGCGCGTCGGCCCGGAAAGCGCGGGCGCCGAGCCCGGCCCGCTCTGCTATGGGCAGGGGGGCATGGACGTGACCGTCACCGACGCGCACGTCTGGCTGGGCCGGCTGCCGGCGGCCGGCTTCCTGGGCGGCCAACGCCGGCTCGAGCCCGAGCGCATCGAGGCCCCACTCCGCCACCTGGCCCAGCAGTTGGGCACCACGGCGGACGCCGCCGCCGAGGGTGTGCTGGCCGTGGCCGATGCGGCGATGGAGGGCGCGCTGCGCCTCATCAGTGTGGAGCGCGGCTTTGACCCGGCCGATTTCACCCTGGTCGCGTTCGGCGGCGCCGCGCCGCTGCACGCCGTGGGACTGGCCGAGCGCATGGGCATCGCCCGCCTGCTCGTCCCGCCCGCGCCCGGCGTGCTTTCCGCCTACGGCATGCTGGCCGCGCCGGTGCGCAAGGACGCGGCCCGCACCGTGCTGCTGGGGGCGGAACAGGCTGCGCCGGATCGCATGGCCGCCGAGTTTGCCGCACTCGAAGCCACGGCACTGGCGGCCATGGAGTCGGAGGGGATCCGAGCGGCAGCCGTCTCCTTGCGCCGCACCGTGGACGCCCGCTACCGCGGCCAGAGCTACGAGCTGAATGTGGCCGCAGAGGCGTGGCAAGACACGTTTCACGCCGCCCACCGGGCGCGCTACGGCTATGCCCGGCCCGATGCTGACCTCGAGGCCGTGACCCTGCGCGTCGAGGCTCTGGGACCCGCGCCCCGGCCGCCTCTGCCGCGGCTCGAGCCAGCCGCGTCCGCCGTGGCACCGGCAGCGGGGGTAGCCGACGTCGTCTTCCGTGGGAAGCGCGTCCGCACCTCGCTCTTCGCGCGCCCCGAGCTGCAGGCCGGCCACCTGGTGGAGGGTCCAGCCGTGATCATGGAATACAGCGCCACGACCTGGCTGCCGCCTGGATGGCGGGCGCAGGTGCACGACACGGGCAGCCTGAT